TGACGACGATGGACGGGCTGACGCAGATCTACAACCGGAGGTACTTCGAGGAGGCGCTGGAGAGGGAGGTGTCGAGGTCTCGGAGGTACGAGCGAAGCCTGGCGCTGGTGATGTTCGACGTGGACCACTTCAAGCAGGTGAACGATCGGTACGGGCACCTTGCGGGGGACTACGTGTTGAAGCAGCTGGCGTCGACGCTGCGGACGAAGATCCGGCGGGAGGACGTGTTCGCGAGGTACGGGGGGGAGGAGTTCGGGCTGTTGCTGCCGGAGATCGACGTGGTGGGGGCGGTGAAGCTGGCGGAGAAGTCGAGGAAGCTGGTGGAGAAGCAGCGCTTCGAGTTCGACAAGAACGTGATCCCGGTGACGATCTCGCTGGGGGTGGCGGTGCTGGAGGCGGAGCACAGGGATCCAGAGGATCTGAAGCGAGCGGCGGACGCGAAGCTGTACGAGGCGAAGGCGTCGGGCCGGAACCGGGTCTGCTCGTGAGCGAGCGGGGCCCGGTGGAGGAGTGGCTCCTGGGCTTCGACGTACGCGAGCTGGGGCTCGACGTGGGGCGCGAGTGGCCCGAGTCCCGGCGAGGGCTGTACCTGCTCCGGGAGGACGTGAGGAAGCCGCTGGCGGTGGACACGGCGGTCTGGCCGTCACTCTTTGGAGAGGGACTCCCTGGGAGCGAGTGCGAGCGGCTCGGGCTGCGCGAGGCGGAGCTGCCGGCCTGGCGGGGTCCGAACGCGCCGCTCTGGGACGATCTGGAGCGGATGAAGGGCTGCCTGGAAACGCTCGGAGCGGTGAAGGAAGAGCCGCACGCCCTGATCGCGGTGAGCGTGTACTGGGACGGAAGACCCGCGGAAGGCACCTGGCCCGGGGTTCCCTACCGTGAGCGGACGATGCCATCGGTGCGAGGGGATGGCTGGAGATTCCTCGGCTTCGACGTGGGGGATGGCGGGCTCATCAGCGGCCTTGGCAACTGCGGGTACACGGAACCGGAGGCACCGGAGCTCCGGAGGCAGTGGGCGGGACGCCTGAACGAGCACCACCTGCTGGGTGAGCTGGAGCAGGCCCTGGCGTTTCGGGAGCTCAGTGACCGCCGCGTGCCCGAGCATGCGCCGTTCTTCGTGTGGGGACTCTGGCTCATCGACGCGGTGGGGATGCGCTGACGGCGGTGCCCTCATCTCGTCCCGTGGACGTGTCATCCGCGAACCGGGACGTCGTTTCCGAGTACCCACGCATAAGGCCTTGAAGTGACGGGACGGGGCCCCTGGCCCCCCGTTTGCCACGGCGGACGCAACCGCATTTCCGCGGTCTCATCCGTCGAGGTCTTGTGTGCGTCGTACTGTCTGGATGCTGGTGCTCGCAGCGGGAGCATGGGCGGGGTGTAGTGGCACGCGAGTGGAGCCCGGGCCCGCCGAGGGGGTGGTACCGGAGCTCCTCACGGAGCACCGCGCGCTGCGGGCCGAAAAGGCGACGAAGCAGGTGGGGGAGGATTGCACGGAGAATGGCGCCAGTGCGTGCCTGTCCGGTGTCTGCCTTCACGTGAAGCCTGGCCGGGAAGAAGGCTACGTCTGCAGCCGTGCGTGTCAGGGTGATCAGGAGTGCCCGCCCGACTGGCGCTGCGCCCAGGTGTATCCGACGCCCGACGGCCGGTTGTGCGTCCCTCCTCTCTCTTCTCACGAGTGAAACATGAATCATTCACATCCATTCTTGTATTGCTGGCGTGCCTTTCACAGCCGTGGCCGATGGGGGGCGGGGTTGGTGGCGTTCCTGTGGCTCGTGGGCCTGCTGAGTCCCGTGACCTCTCATGCTCAGGCGAAGTACGAGATCTTGCAGTTCGTGAGAGAGAGCGACAATCCGTCCGCCTATGGGGATCTGTACAGAGCCTATTCGTGTGTCTGTCCAGGGGAGGAACCCCAGACCTGCTACAACTGCTCGAGCCGCTCCCCAGCATGTCCCGGGCAGACTGTCGGCGATTGCTCGCTGGAGAGCAAGACGCAGTGTCTCGGGGCCGGTTCCTATAACATCCGTAACAAGCCGAGGACGACCTATGTCAGTTCCATCGACGCATGTCCGGGGGATCAGGAGTGGGCGTGTAGACGCGATGCGGACTGCTCTACTTGTGGCAAGTGCGTTGGGAATACCGTGACGCTGTCGTTGGGCGGTGGTTCGGCCACGGTGCTGAAAGGGGAAGGCACGCACTGCGAATACCCGCCGGAGGTGTGTGGGGACAAGTTCGATAACAACTGCAATGGGGCAGTGGACGAGGGCTGTGCGGTCGTGGGGAGCGATGGTGGAACCGACGGAGGCTCGTCCTGCGGTGAGGAGCTCTGCGGGGACGACGTGGACAATGACTGTGACGGGGAGGTGAACGAGGATTGCGCGCCGGTCGAGCCGGATGGTGGGGCTCCGCCTTCCTGCAGCGGGCCGAAATGCAGATGCGACGGCACGAACCTGTTCGATCCCGTCAATATCGTCACGGGTACGAGCTACGAGCGGATCAAGGATGTGGAGGTCTTCGATGAAGTGGCGACGCTGAGCTTCGAGCGGACCTTCAGCTCGCGGGGGGACGAGTGGGTGCATGACTCGCCGCTGGTGGGAGTGCCCAAGCCGTTTGGGGCCAGCCCCGGCAACGCGGGCTCGGTGGAGTGGTGGCACAACTGGCTGAGCCTGGTGGTGGAGCACCAGCAGCACTGGAGTGTGCGGGACAGGGACGGGCGGCTGCTGCGCTTCACTCCCTGCGCGGGGGTGCCGTGCCAGGCCTCCCTGACGGAGGGGACGCCCAGCCACCATGAGCGCTTGTGGCGGACGGCCTCGGGCTACGAGCTGGTGCAGGCGGATGGGTCCCGGCTCGTCTTCGAGGGACGCTTCGTGGCGGCGCCGGGTGGGCGCAACCGCTACTTCCTCTCGCGCGTCGTGTCATCGACGGGGGTGGACCAGGCGTTGCTCACGTATGCGGTGCCGCCCGTGGGGGGTTGTCCCCAGGGGGCGTCCGGGAGCAGTCCGGGAGTGCCCTATCTGTCGTCCGTGCGGACGGCGGCGGGGCGCATGTTCAGCCTCAGCTACCGCGCGCTGAGGCGAGCGGACGGGGCACTCGAGTGCGTCATCACCGCGGTGAACCTGGGCGGTGCGGCGTCGGACGGGGGCATCGGTGAGCCCGAGGTCCAGTACACCTACGCGGGCAATGGAGACGAGCGGCCCGGGCGTATCGCCAACGCCCGGTATCGCTACCGGCTGGATGAGTACCTGTATACGTCGGGAGAGTTCCGGCGTTCGCAGATGGGGGTGGAGCTGGTCCGGCACACCTACGGAGCGGACAGGCGGGTGGGGTCGGTGGAGGCGGAGGGGCATGCCGTGTCCATCTCCTGGGATCCGACGGTAGGCAGTTGCCAGCTGGGCTCCAACTGCTGCGGCAGGGTGCCCCAGGTGAGACAGGCAACGGACTACGGGGTGGGGCGAGGGGATGGAACGGAGGGCTCGGCCTTCCTTACGTCCACCTACGAGACGCTCTCCAACTACGGACAGCAGATGGCCCCGCGCCTGTACCAGACGACGGAGTCATGTACGCCTGGCGAGGCGTGCAGTCCGGGCTCGGAGCGCACGGAGTGGGCGTGCTCGTCGGCCGGCACACCTGGCCATGAGGCGGCGCGCAAGGACAAGCGGGACAACTGGGAGGTGTATGGCTACTCGCTGCCCACGGACACGCAGCCACGGCTGGAGCGGACCCGCGTGAAGCGTGGCGCCTCGGACATGCTGGGCACGGGAGCGCTGGAGGAGCAGACCTTCAGCTACACCTACGGTTCCAATGGAGAGCAGTTGCCGCGGACCATCGAGGAGCGGAGCGTGTTGGGGGGCTCGGGAGAGCACAGGCGTACGTTGAATGTGTACGAGGCCGGCAGCAACCGGAGGAAGGCCGTCATCGAGAGGGGCTGGACCCGGGAGCGCGCCAGCGATGGCTCCTGGACGACGAAGCCGCGCCTCGTGGGGACGTTCTCCTTCACCTCGCATGTGTCCCTGGGGGTGACGACGCCAGACCCGCTGGGCCGGACGATGGAGGTCCATGGACCCTGCATCGTCACGCGCGAGGACGCCACGGATTGCGAGCTGTCCGATTACCCGCTGACCCGGTATTCCTACCACGCCAATAGCAGCACGGTGGGAGTGCATCAGCGCAACCGGCTGGCGTCGGTGGAGGTCTACCCGACCCGCACCACCACGAAACCGTTGAAGACACTGTTCAGCGAGTACGACAAGCGCGGGCACGTCACGAAGACGACGGAGCCGAACGGGGTGTTGACCACCCTCACCTACGAGGAGGATCGGCTGACCGAGAAGGAGGTTGGGGGCCAGCCGAGTACCTATTACTTCTACGCGGATGGCCAGCATCTGACCGCCGTGCAGTACCCCTCGAAGAGTGTCGAGGTGTTCTGCTACCGGAAGGGGACGGGAGAGACCTGTCATGGAGGGACGCTGACGGACAAGGTGCAATGGAAGGCGAAGGCTGCGCTCCAGGACGGTACCGGGTGGACGGAGCGGGTGGTGTATGCGTACTGGCCGGACGGGACGCTGAAGGAGGAGCGCTACCTGTCGAAGACGGGCACGACGGTGGAGACGCGGCGGGTGTTGAAGTACGCGGCGGACGCGCACCGCAGGCCCACGTGGCAGAAGTGGGGCGAGGGCGTGGGGAGCTTCAGCTCGGCGAAGTCCTTCGATGGAGCGGACAACCTCACGGGCCTGGGACTGCCCTTCAACGATCCGCCCGCCTGGTGTGGAGGAGTGAGGCGGGGCGTGAGCCCGGAGTTGGACGGGACGCCGCTGTCCCAGCTGTGCTCCTCGATGGCGTATGACAGGGCCAACCGGCTGGTGCAGGTAGACGAGTACCCGGCGGAGGGCGTGGCCCAGCGCACGCTGTTCCAGTACGACGCTCAGGGCAACGTGTCTGGGGTGAAGACGGGATGCGGGGCCACGGACAGCTTCGACACCTGTGTGCAGCCGGCCGCCACGTATACGTACGATGACTTCGGCAAGGTGGTGGAGGTCTCTCTTCCGCACGCGGATGGCCCTGTGCGCTACGCGTATGATGCGCTGGGCAACGTGGTGGTGAAGGAGACGGAGGCCATGCGCCAGGCTGGCGAGTACCTCGCCTTCACCTATGACATGCTCTCCCGGTTGAAGACGGCGGAACGTCGCTACTCCCGCCCTTCGACGGGGATCGATGTCCTGTACCGCCTCGTCTATGACGCGGACGGGGGAGCCATTCCACGCGGGTGCCCGAGCCCGTTGAATACGCTGGGCCGGGTGCGCTACCGGGAAGACTCCTTTGGAAAGACCTGGTACCAGTATGACGAGGAAGGTCGCGTCGTTCTCGAGTCCGGTGTGCGTGCGGGCACGTTGGCGTGTGGTTCCGCGGCCAATGCCAACCTGACGACTGCCTATAGTTACACGTCTAGCGGCAACCTCGCATCGGTGACGTATCCGAACGGACGCAAGGTGACGTACACGTATGGGACGGGCGGCAACGAGGACCGGGTGGCGGCCATCGAGATGACGCTGCATGACGGTACGAATTGGACGACCAAGCCCCTGCTGCTGTTGAGCGACGTCACCTGGGAGCCGTACGGCGGGCTGCGGGGCTACACGATGAACCACCTCACGACGAACACGGTGAGCAGGGTGGAGTACGCTCTGGGGGACAATGGCTCCGTGGCGCCCGCGGGCTGCTCGACGGCCATGCCGTCCGCGGCGGGCTCGGACCTGACGGGCCGGCTGCGCAGCCTGCGCGTCACTTCGCCCATGGAGAGCGGGGGGAGCAAGAACATCTACCAGCGCACCTACACGTGGAAGGCGGACCAGGTGGTGCGCACCGACACGTGCCTGCTGGGAGAGACGACGCCGAAGACGGAAACGTACAGCTATGACAGGACGCTGCGGCTGACGGGAGCGAGCCGGCCAGCGGGCAACTTCGACGCCACGGGTGGCGCCTTCGGCTCACGCACCTACGGGTACGATGGCCGAGGCAACCGCACCTCCATGAGCAGCGACGGCGTCGCCTACGATCTGAGCTACGCGGCCTCGCCTCGAGGGGACAGACTGACGGGCTGGAGCTCTTCCACGACGGGAAGCCTCCTGGGGTACTCGCTGGCGTATGATGTGGATGGACGCGTGACCCGGAAGGAGGGGGCTCGGAAGATGGATGGGCAGCCGACGCACGTGATGAGCTTCGCGTATGGCCCATCGGTGGGAGTAGCCACGGAGACGGTCTTCCGGGCGGTGAATGTGAATGGAGGCTTCTACAACTACTACTACGACGCGAAGGGGCGTCGCCGGGCGAAGGTCTACCCCGGGGGAGCCTCGGACGAGTACTTCCACGACGTGCGGGACCAGTTGCTGGTGGACCGGGGAAGCAGTGGCACCACTCCGCCGGTGGCGCACTACACGCAGGACGACTACGTGTGGCTGGACGGGCGCCCGGTGGCGATGGTGCGCGGCAAGCTGAGCAACACGTGGACGCGGCTGTCGGACACCTCGGAGGACTGCTCACGCAACGGTGAGGTGGCGGCGTGTGGGGTGTACTTCCCGGTGACGGACCACATTGGCAAGCCCGTGCTGATGCTGGACGGCAGTGGCCGTGTTGCGGGGACGGCGGACTACGACCCCTTCGGCCAGGTCAACCGGGTAGCGCTGAACGCGGAGACGGAGCACCCGCTCAACACCACGGGTAGTGCCTCTACGCTGGCGGAACTGCGGCAGCCCACGGACTCGTCCGTGACGGTGAAGATGCGGACGCTCTTCCACCTGCTGGACACGAAGGGCGTGGGCCATGTCGAATTGATCGACGGAGACAACGGAACGAGGCTGGTGGGCCCTTACGATAGAACCGGACAGGGAGCTGTCTGGTCGGACTGGGCACAGCCGTCAATGGGACGCATCAAGGTGAGCCTTGCTCGGTACGGGACCGCTGGCGCTTCCTCAGCATCCGGTGTGGTGCTGGAAGGATACGAGTACCAGCGCTACCAAGCGGGGGCGCAGCCTTTCTGGACGCCGCTGCGTTTCCCAGGACAGTACTACGATGCAGAAACGGACCTGTTCGAGAACTGGAATCGCTACTACGATCCAAGCATTGGCAGGTATTTGCAGGCAGAGCCGTTGGCGGCAGAGTCGCTATATCTCATAAAGATGGCGCGACAGGGGCATGGCGTTTTTGCGTACTCCTATGCTGGGAGCAATTCAATTGCATTCGTGGATCCCGATGGAAGGAGCCCTATCTTCGTCGCCATTGGCGTTGGTTTGGCTGGTTATGCTGGCTACTCCTATTGGAAGGGCAAAAAGTTGGCAGAAGACACTCTGTTTGATGCAGAGCGCTCGGGATTGCCTGGACTGCACAATGGCGTCGCCGACGCGTATAGACACTGCCTTTGGAATTGCAGAATGACTCGCCAAATAGGCGGCTACCCTGCTTGGTTTATTGGTCTTGGTCACGAGTTCATTGACAATCGGGGAGGGCCGGAGGACGAGCGAAAGATGGATTTGAACAACAACTTGTGTGGTCGCACTTTGGGAGTAATGTCTCTTGAGACGTGCGAGAAAGCATGCCGCGATGCGGCCTTGTCAGACGACTTGACTACCATCACGCCCGCGAATGATCCGCCTTACCAGAGGTACTAAGGTGATGACTGATAGAATTTACCAGCTCGGCAAGGGCTCAAGCTTGTTTCTTGTGCTGATTGCTGGATTGCTCGTGTCCGTGGGGTGTCGCTCAAATACGACGACGGTGGAGGTCCGAAACAAGACGGAGCATGCGATCAGCAATCTGAAGCTGAGCTTCGGTGGAGGTGGGTGTGATGCCAAGCAGGTAGATGCCGGTGCAGCATTCAGCTGTACTGTTGTGCCATCACGCAATTCCGATGTTGTTATGGAATACTCAACGCCGAGTGGCGGAGTGATCACGAAACGGCTTGATGTTTACGTTGCCGGAGGGATATCCAGCAACATCGTGGCTTCGATCGAGCCCAGTGGTGACGTTTCTTTTGAGTCTAATCCAAGCTCACGGTGAATCAGATGTCTTCATGATGGTTGGTTTGGGATGGATGTTCGCTGCGTTGAATTCTGACGCAGCGAACGTTGGTCATTCGTGAGGCTTCGTTGAATGTCTGCGCTGCTTGGGGTTCCGGTTTCGTGGACGGGTGGACGGCATGTAGGGGGACTCATGGTGAGTGCTTGGAGACTGTCGGCTCTCAGTGTGTTGATTGCTTGTAGCGAATCACGACCAGGGCTTAGATGGGTTCTGCCGGAGAACTTCAATGATTGTGTTGATGCGCATTTTCAAGTAGGCGGTGCTCCGCCTCTACCTATGGAGGATGGCTGGTACCTGCTTGTCGTGCCCGAAGGAGGCGTAATCAAGACCGCAACCCAACCCCGCTGGGGAGAGGGGCTGAGATCCGAATTCTGGATGCAAGTGGGAGCGGAGCGCCGACGCATTGAGCCTTCATGCTTTGGCGGAACATACTCGAATGAGGCCCAGAAAACGGTCGAGGTGTCTTATTGCTTTGGTCGGGTGCCTGAAAAGGGGTGTTTTAGAAAGGGAGAGACGGTATCAAAGTGACAGCAGGGCTGGATACGCTCTTTAGGTTGATCGGGAGCTTGAACAGGGCCCATGCCGAGGAGATGTCCTGGTATGGGCTCTGACTTGCCGCATGGTCGATTGTGCTGATGGCGCGCCATGGATTTGTTTGAACTGGCTTTTTGGGTGATGGGCTTGGTTGTTGCGGTCGTGGCAGCCGTTGTTGCGAGCCAACATTGGGGTCCTGGTGCTGGTGCAGCAGCGTTTGTTGTTGCTGGGGCTTTGTGGTTTCTTGTGTTGCGAATGGGCAATAGCGCGCTCCTCATGTCCTATGGGGTTCTGCCAGTTCGGCCGGTCTGTAGTAAAGGCCGCTGCCGCTCTGGTGATTATGCGTACTTGGGTTGGCAGGACGGAGGCTCTGTTTTCAAGTGTGGATGTGGGATTGAGTATGTGAGAATAAAGTCGGTTTTCTATGAGCGGGATGCCATGGGGAGATTGCGTCCTTATATGCGTAAGAGGTGGGGGATTATTTGGCGGCCATTCGAGACAGGAGGAAGGATGGACTGAGCAACAGCCAAGGCAAAAATATGGATGAATTGAAGGTGTCGGTATGGCCTGGAGTGAGCCATGGGGCATGGAGTTTCATTGATGCGGCGCTGGAGCGGATGTTCCTGGAGGGGCTGGGGGTTCCTTGCTTTCGGGTGAGCGCGGCTCGATATCTGACATGCATCCATACCGAACCGAGGCCCGAAGGGTTTGTTTGCCGGTAAGGCATAGGGGTTGCCGATGAAAGATATTCATTCCCTTCTCGAGGACTGGCGTGATGCGATCCGGCGTGACGATTCTTGGCTACGGCGTCAAGAGCCACTTCACCAACTCTTGGAGTCGTTGCCTCCTGCTATTGCTCTAGAGGTGGCCCGGAGATGCCTGTTGGATTTTGTTCCGTACTTCGAGCGGAATACCTCTGGTGTGACGTGGGTCAGAGAATTTCTGAGTCAGCCCACTTTGTTTGGGCAGGCAAAGCCAAAAAAACCGGCAAATTTCGCTGAAGAGGAAGACCGGTATGCATTCCCGGGGGCGGGTAATTTCATCAATGCAATTGAGGAGTTTTGGATTGCTTTGGGTGATGTTTCTTTGCAGTTGATTGCAGAGCAAGTTGCGGCAGCGTTGAGTAGCGTCGTGATGGCTGAATTTATTGTGCGTCAAGCCAGCAAAGATCCACTTCGGTGGCTGGTTCGAGAGAAAATGGCGATGCGAGCATTTGCTGCGAGAGAGAAAGGCGAGCGCGATCAGGATTCCCATGAATGGCTCTCTCGAGATTATTCGATGCAGCGCAAGGATCCTTGGTGGCATGTGCAGATGGCTGAATTGTGGTTGCGTGTCGCGGATTTGATCGAGGAGGCAGTGTCTGTATGGATTTGAGGGCACGGATGGGGCCCAACAACGGTGGAGGTGTCTTGTTGCTTTGGTCGGGTGCCGGAAAATGGGTGTTTTAGAAGGGAAGGGGCGGTATCGAAGTGACTGGCGTGCATGTCCCGCAGGCACGAGAGGCGCTCACCATGACGACCAGTTGGCTGAGAACTTTGGTGTACGGAGTACTGCCCGGAGCCACCTCTGGAGCGTTCGTCGGCGCTTACCATCGCGAGCGCTCTCTTGCCTATGACGCGCTCCGCTGGGCTGCGCGTCAGAGTGAGCCCTGGGGCGTGGGGCCGGGGCTCGTTCTCGGTGCCCTCGCGGGTGCGGTGGTCTTCGCGTTGGTTCGACGCTTGTTGCCACGCCTTGACGGACCGCTGGCTGCGATTCTCACCGCGAGCTGTGTGGTGCTCCTCGGGTTGGTGCTTTCCGTGAGTCGCGTTGATTGAGGGCTTCGTGCAGCGGCAGTTGCTGGCCATGCAGAGCCCACTGATCTCTCCGGCCCCTGCCGCGCTCTCCAGTGGCGCACTCGCCACTGCTGCGTCCGCAGCTGCCTCGGCTTGTAGCCGTCTTGCGGTTCATCCCCGCCCGGGTCGCCGCCAGTCCGAGGCGACCGTGCTTCACCATCTCTTCCATCAGCTTCCCCACCTGGGCATACACCTCGTCCTCACCCGTCCATCCGAACCTCGGACGTCACCGGGTTTTCACCGGAGGCTGCCGTCACTCAGGATAGGGAGTCGCAGCTTCTCGTTGTGCAAGCAGTTTCAGGTTGGGGGGCCATTCAAAAGATGAATAAGACACTGGAATACATCGTGTTCCAGGCCGACAAGCCATTGGCGTGATGGGCTTACTTTCGCGGTGATCTCGGGAGCCCCGAGGTTTCGAGTCAGGAGGCTCGGCACCGAAGCTGTTGCAACCTGTAACGGACAATCTCGCGCAAATGTTTCGCTGGACAATGCGTGCTGAATTTGACACTCAGGCTGCGCTTCAAGGGCTGGGTGGGCTTGCTGGGAGACCGGATTTTCCACGGTTCTCGTGTTCAAGAGTCACGTTGAGGTCGTCGGCTTGTTTGGGACGAGGTTCAGGTGTCGGCGCAAGACGGGTCGTTGAGGAATGGTCTGGCTGAGGTGCGGGCGCGTCTGACCGCTGCACTTTCTCAGCGGTTGGGAATTGATGCGCGTACGCTCGACGTGTGCGAGCGCTTCAGCCGGTATGGGCTCGACTCACTGAAGGCCACGGGGTTCATCGCCGAGGTCGGTGCGATGCTCGGGCGCTCGTTGTCTCCCACACTCGTCTGGGAGTATCCAACCCTCGAGTCCCTGGCCCGGTATCTCGCCGGAGAGCAGGGTCCCTCGGCCGCGCGGCCCATTTCCCGTGCTTCTTCGGCGGATGAGCCCATCGCCATCGTCGGTCTGGCATGCCGCTATCCCCAGGCACCGGATCCCTCTGCGTTCTGGCGTCTGCTCGCGGGTGGGCGTGATGCCATCACGGAAGTCCCTCCCGAGCGGTGGGACGCCGAGCGGCTCTATGATCGCGACCTCTCCACGGCCGGCAAGGCGAACACCCGCTGGGGTGGCTTCCTCGAGCGGGTGGATGGGTTCGATCCCCTCTTCTTCGGCATCTCGCCCAAGGAGGCGCTCCACATGGATCCGCAACAGCGGCTCATGCTGGAGCTGACCTGGGAGGCGTTGGAGGACGCGGGGATCGCCGCGGAGCGCCTGCAGGGCTCGCCCACGGCCGTTTGCTTCGGGGTGATCTGGACGGATTACGAGACGCTGTTGCAGCGGCTCGGTTTGCGGCGCATCTCCCAGCACACGGCGACCGGGTTCCACCACAGCATCATCGCCAACCGCGTTTCCTATGTGCTGGGTCTCCGGGGCCCGAGCCTCGCCATCGACACGGCGTGCTCCTCCTCGCTCGCGGCGGTGCACCTGGCGTGCGAGAGCCTGCGCAGGGGCGAGTCGACGCTCGCCCTCGCGGGCGGCGTGAACCTGAACATCGCGCCCGACAGCACGGTGGGCATGTCCAAAGTTGGTGCCCTCTCGCCCGATGGGCGCTGCTTCACCTTCGATGCGCGCGCCAATGGGTACGTGCGCGGCGAGGGGGCGGGCGTGGTCGTGCTCAAGCCCCTCTCCCTGGCGATCGCGGATGGCGATCCCATCTACTGCGTCATCCGCGGCGGCGTCATCAACAACAACGGCGGCAGCAACGGCCTCACCGCGCCCAACCCCAAGGCCCAGGAGGAGATGCTCCGCCAGGCCTATGCGCGCGCGGGCATCGAGCCCTCCGAGGTGCAGTACGTCGAGGCGCATGGCACCGGAACGCAGCTCGGAGACCCGATGGAGGCCCGGGCCCTGGGCGAGGTGCTCGGAGCGGGGCGGCCCGCCGACAGGCCGCTGCACATCGGCTCCTGCAAGACGAACATCGGCCACCTGGAGGCCGCCGCGGGCATCGCGGGGTTGATCAAGGTCGCCCTGTCCATCAAGCACCGCGCGCTCCCACCGAGTCTCCACTTCGAGATTCCCAACCCGCACATCCCCTTCGCGGAGCTGCGTCTGGAGGTCCAGCGCACCCTCGGGCCCTGGCCCGAGCCGGAGCGGAAGCTCGTCGCGGGAGTCAGCTCCTTCGGCTTCGGCGGCACGAACTGTCACGTCGTGGTCGAGGAGCCGGACGCGCCCCGGGCGGAGCTCGTGCCCCTGTCGGGCGAGACTCCGGAAGCCCTTCGCGAGGCGGCGCGGCGGCTGCTCGAGCGCCTCGACGGCCCCGGGGAGCTGGTGCCCCTGTCCGAGCTGTGCCGCTCGGCCGTGGCCCACGTCGGCGGACATGCGCATCGCCTAGCGATGACCGTCCGCTCTCGAAAGGAGCTCCGGGAGCACCTCACGGGCTTCCTTCGCGGTGAGCCCAGGGCGGGGCTGTCGACGGGGCAGGTGGAGTCCGAGCACGCCCGGAAGCCGGTCTTCGTCTTCTCGGGGCAGGGCTCGCAGTGGCCCGGCATGGGCCGGGCGCTGCTGCGGACCGAGCCGGTGTTCCGGGCCGCGTTGGAGCGGTGCGATCGGCTCGTCCGGGAGCACCTGGGCTGGTCCCTGCTGGCCGAGCTGAGCGCCGATGACGCGGCGGCACGGCTGGGGCGCATCCACGTCGCCTTCCCCGCGGTCGTGGCACTGGAGATCGCGCTGGCGGCGCTCTGGCGCTCCTGGGGGATCGAGCCCGCCGCGGTGGTGGGCCACAGCATCGGCGAGGTCTCGGCCGCGCACGTCGCGGGCATCCTGAGCCTCGAGGACGCCATGCGTGTCATCTGCGCCCAGGGGCGGCTGCTGAGCCGGCTCAGTGGCCGGGGCGCGATGGGGCTCGTGGGGCTTTCCTGGGAGCAGTCCGCCGAGCTCCTGGCCGGTTACGAGGGCCGGCTGTGCCGCGCCATCGACGCGAGCGTGGACTCGACGGTGCTGGCCGGTGAGCCGGACGCGCTCGCCGAGGTGTTCGCCACCCTGCGGCGGCGAGGCGTGTTCTGCCGCCAGGTGGAGACCGACGTGGCGGTGCACAGCCCGCAGGTCGAGGTGCTGCGCGGCGAGCTCTCAGAGGCCCTGCGGGGACTCCGTCCCGGCCGCGCGCTCATCCCCATTCTCTCCACGGTCACGGGCTCGCCGCTCGAGGGCGAAAGCTTCGATGCTGCCCACTGGGCGAAGAACTTCGCGGAGCCCGTGTTCTTCACGGGCGCGCTCTCCCACGCGCTCCGCGAGGGGCACCGCACCTTCCTGGAGGTCGGCCCGCACCCGATCGTCAAACACTCCATCGAGTCGACCCTGCGGCATTCCGGCCAGCAAGGGCTCGTCGTGCCGACCCTCCGCCGGCAGGAGGACGAGCGGGGCGTGATGTTCGACACGCTGGGGGTCCTGTATGCCCG
Above is a window of Archangium lipolyticum DNA encoding:
- a CDS encoding GGDEF domain-containing protein, producing the protein MAQNETVVTVISKISERPVNLDAALVVIYGLDLGRKYELAKEEILIGRSSKADIQVDQESISRNHACITNTTRGVHIKDLESTNGTFVNDEAVQGEKALHNGDLVKIGRTIFKYIAGGNIEAAYHDEIYRLTTMDGLTQIYNRRYFEEALEREVSRSRRYERSLALVMFDVDHFKQVNDRYGHLAGDYVLKQLASTLRTKIRREDVFARYGGEEFGLLLPEIDVVGAVKLAEKSRKLVEKQRFEFDKNVIPVTISLGVAVLEAEHRDPEDLKRAADAKLYEAKASGRNRVCS
- a CDS encoding RHS repeat-associated core domain-containing protein, whose protein sequence is MTLSLGGGSATVLKGEGTHCEYPPEVCGDKFDNNCNGAVDEGCAVVGSDGGTDGGSSCGEELCGDDVDNDCDGEVNEDCAPVEPDGGAPPSCSGPKCRCDGTNLFDPVNIVTGTSYERIKDVEVFDEVATLSFERTFSSRGDEWVHDSPLVGVPKPFGASPGNAGSVEWWHNWLSLVVEHQQHWSVRDRDGRLLRFTPCAGVPCQASLTEGTPSHHERLWRTASGYELVQADGSRLVFEGRFVAAPGGRNRYFLSRVVSSTGVDQALLTYAVPPVGGCPQGASGSSPGVPYLSSVRTAAGRMFSLSYRALRRADGALECVITAVNLGGAASDGGIGEPEVQYTYAGNGDERPGRIANARYRYRLDEYLYTSGEFRRSQMGVELVRHTYGADRRVGSVEAEGHAVSISWDPTVGSCQLGSNCCGRVPQVRQATDYGVGRGDGTEGSAFLTSTYETLSNYGQQMAPRLYQTTESCTPGEACSPGSERTEWACSSAGTPGHEAARKDKRDNWEVYGYSLPTDTQPRLERTRVKRGASDMLGTGALEEQTFSYTYGSNGEQLPRTIEERSVLGGSGEHRRTLNVYEAGSNRRKAVIERGWTRERASDGSWTTKPRLVGTFSFTSHVSLGVTTPDPLGRTMEVHGPCIVTREDATDCELSDYPLTRYSYHANSSTVGVHQRNRLASVEVYPTRTTTKPLKTLFSEYDKRGHVTKTTEPNGVLTTLTYEEDRLTEKEVGGQPSTYYFYADGQHLTAVQYPSKSVEVFCYRKGTGETCHGGTLTDKVQWKAKAALQDGTGWTERVVYAYWPDGTLKEERYLSKTGTTVETRRVLKYAADAHRRPTWQKWGEGVGSFSSAKSFDGADNLTGLGLPFNDPPAWCGGVRRGVSPELDGTPLSQLCSSMAYDRANRLVQVDEYPAEGVAQRTLFQYDAQGNVSGVKTGCGATDSFDTCVQPAATYTYDDFGKVVEVSLPHADGPVRYAYDALGNVVVKETEAMRQAGEYLAFTYDMLSRLKTAERRYSRPSTGIDVLYRLVYDADGGAIPRGCPSPLNTLGRVRYREDSFGKTWYQYDEEGRVVLESGVRAGTLACGSAANANLTTAYSYTSSGNLASVTYPNGRKVTYTYGTGGNEDRVAAIEMTLHDGTNWTTKPLLLLSDVTWEPYGGLRGYTMNHLTTNTVSRVEYALGDNGSVAPAGCSTAMPSAAGSDLTGRLRSLRVTSPMESGGSKNIYQRTYTWKADQVVRTDTCLLGETTPKTETYSYDRTLRLTGASRPAGNFDATGGAFGSRTYGYDGRGNRTSMSSDGVAYDLSYAASPRGDRLTGWSSSTTGSLLGYSLAYDVDGRVTRKEGARKMDGQPTHVMSFAYGPSVGVATETVFRAVNVNGGFYNYYYDAKGRRRAKVYPGGASDEYFHDVRDQLLVDRGSSGTTPPVAHYTQDDYVWLDGRPVAMVRGKLSNTWTRLSDTSEDCSRNGEVAACGVYFPVTDHIGKPVLMLDGSGRVAGTADYDPFGQVNRVALNAETEHPLNTTGSASTLAELRQPTDSSVTVKMRTLFHLLDTKGVGHVELIDGDNGTRLVGPYDRTGQGAVWSDWAQPSMGRIKVSLARYGTAGASSASGVVLEGYEYQRYQAGAQPFWTPLRFPGQYYDAETDLFENWNRYYDPSIGRYLQAEPLAAESLYLIKMARQGHGVFAYSYAGSNSIAFVDPDGRSPIFVAIGVGLAGYAGYSYWKGKKLAEDTLFDAERSGLPGLHNGVADAYRHCLWNCRMTRQIGGYPAWFIGLGHEFIDNRGGPEDERKMDLNNNLCGRTLGVMSLETCEKACRDAALSDDLTTITPANDPPYQRY